In Primulina eburnea isolate SZY01 unplaced genomic scaffold, ASM2296580v1 ctg636_ERROPOS244172, whole genome shotgun sequence, a single window of DNA contains:
- the LOC140821603 gene encoding uncharacterized protein, whose protein sequence is MIMKNNEEDTYLCPSFSCYSADKLADIVAEVAMDDEENEHDEAFEFNLIREDEEVVVYDGQIRSMFPVFNDDLKDGFDSESLGIPVSNILIGDFEEKEERSDWNHLPSSSSSEGNELESVPPGTYSIWRPKAAAVLCKKSKSTGSTSWSWKLSDILRRSNSDGKDNYVFLTPKHRGHDHQKPQKIIEASKVQKVAGTNPVSGGGGAPGSPSPHEVLYTWNRAMNAEKRKKSYLPYRQGLVGFFTNVNGFSRSFPHF, encoded by the coding sequence ATGATAATGAAGAACAATGAAGAAGATACGTACCTGTGCCCGAGCTTTAGCTGCTATTCGGCCGACAAATTAGCGGACATCGTTGCGGAAGTCGCCATGGATGATGAAGAAAACGAGCACGATGAAGCCTTTGAGTTCAATTTGATACGTGAAGATGAGGAAGTCGTGGTCTACGATGGTCAAATCCGGTCgatgtttcccgttttcaacGATGATCTTAAGGATGGATTTGATTCGGAGAGTCTCGGGATTCCGGTTAGCAACATTTTAATTGGCGATTTCGAGGAGAAAGAAGAGAGATCAGATTGGAATCACCTTCCGTCGTCTTCGTCGTCTGAAGGGAATGAATTGGAAAGCGTGCCCCCGGGGACGTACTCCATCTGGCGGCCTAAGGCGGCTGCTGTATTGTGTAAAAAGAGCAAGTCGACTGGATCGACGTCGTGGAGCTGGAAACTCTCCGACATTCTGCGGCGGAGCAACAGCGACGGTAAAGACAATTATGTGTTTCTAACTCCCAAGCACCGTGGTCATGATCATCAAAAGCCTCAGAAGATAATCGAAGCTTCAAAAGTTCAAAAGGTAGCAGGAACAAATCCCGTCTCCGGCGGCGGTGGCGCGCCGGGATCTCCGTCGCCGCACGAGGTGCTTTATACGTGGAACAGAGCGATGAATGCAGAGAAGAGGAAGAAATCGTATCTACCGTACAGGCAAGGCCTTGTAGGGTTCTTCACTAATGTCAACGGCTTTAGCAGGAGTTTCCCGCACTTCTAG
- the LOC140821611 gene encoding uncharacterized protein, with protein MTSSKRGAAFSIEEDKLLVMAYLDVSQNPIIGINQSRDRLWSRVAATYNEQLAGNSTEPRTTKALQCRWFNINKIVQNFSSCVSQVELSRPSGASEKDILDQAKALFKQSTGSTWRLDHVWSLLKDQEKFRSSNAILPNFIPNRGNIDSSQSDYSPNTESPTPDSGGLSGFAINLDEDNPSGGSSQRPIGIKKAKAKRKATEEHLKDISTMAKCTEKMVTVMENAEVHRQQLIAVEKQRNAIMAFKEENKILRMNPMCVDESVRAYLIKEQQKIWQKRMETGDGSDGTSTPFGQFFGGTSPSGSDLPPY; from the exons ATGACTTCATCTAAACGTGGTGCTGCCTTCTCAATCGAGGAGGACAAACTACTCGTGATGGCTTATCTTGATGTCTCCCAAAATCCAATAATTGGTATAAACCAATCACGCGATAGGTTATGGTCACGAGTGGCAGCTACATACAACGAACAACTCGCCGGTAACTCAACAGAGCCTCGAACTACTAAGGCCCTCCAATGTCGCTGGTTCAACATAaacaagattgtccaaaactttAGTTCATGTGTTAGCCAGGTGGAACTTAGTCGTCCAAGTGGTGCTTCTGAGAAAGACATT TTGGATCAAGCAAAAGCCTTATTTAAGCAATCAACTGGGTCGACTTGGCGGTTGGATCATGTATGGTCTTTGCTTAAGGACCAAGAGAAGTTTAGGTCATCAAACGCTATTTTACCGAATTTCATACCAAACCGCGGGAATATCGACTCATCCCAATCTGACTATTCTCCCAACACAGAATCACCAACACCCGATTCTGGAGGGCTATCTGGGTTTGCTATAAACCTGGATGAAGATAATCCATCAGGAGGGAGTTCTCAGCGTCCAATTGGCATAAAAAAAGCCAAAGCCAAAAGAAAAGCTACTGAAGAACACTTGAAGGACATTTCCACCATGGCCAAATGTACTGAGAAAATGGTGACTGTTATGGAGAATGCTGAGGTACATCGACAACAACTCATTGCTGTTGAGAAACAAAGGAATGCGATAATGGCTTTTaaagaagaaaacaaaatactAAGGATGAACCCTATGTGCGTTGATGAATCGGTCCGTGCATACTTGATCAAAGAACAACAAAAAATTTGGCAGAAAAGAATGGAGACGGGGGATGGCTCCGACGGAACTTCTACACCGTTTGGACAGTTCTTCGGAGGAACTTCACCATCCGGGTCCGACCTTCCACCATACTAG
- the LOC140821605 gene encoding protein ANTAGONIST OF LIKE HETEROCHROMATIN PROTEIN 1-like has product MNFHEGGPSSFSFYASSSSSDDEDQPSANIQNELNRIDEQQMVLSQLINSATVVSNYFQESDNLHRRGSITGHVVINRDRLAAEQRLYNDYFSESPMYNESMFKRRFRMSRQLFLRIMESVQQHDNYSVQKVDALGRPGLSPYQKITAAMRILAYGMAADSTDEYIKIGESTAIESLKRFCRAVVEVFGDWYLRSPNAEDIERILLIGKQRGFPGMLGSLDCMHWKWKNCPTGWAGQYAGRSGKPTIILEAVADYELWIWHAYFGLPGSNNDINVLSKSHLFVNLANGVAPPANYVIQGKEYTMGYYLADGIYPKWATLVQTIHNPQGPKKKYFAARQESCRKDVERAFGVLQSKWAIITGPARVWSIQVLHDIMTTCIIMHNMIIEDERELNVPVTDYREAPIPDVEMALDEHVRFQEFLARHRKIKDKSAHYALRDALIDHLWEEYSNSEY; this is encoded by the coding sequence ATGAATTTTCATGAAGGAGGTCCTTCAAGTTTTTCTTTCTATGCGTCCTCGTCGTCATCTGACGACGAAGATCAACCTAGTGCCAACATACAGAATGAGTTGAATCGCATTGACGAACAACAAATGGTTTTAAGCCAACTCATAAACAGTGCTACCGTTGTCTCCAATTACTTCCAAGAAAGTGATAATTTGCACCGTCGAGGCTCGATCACTGGCCATGTTGTGATTAATCGAGACAGATTAGCTGCCGAACAACGCTTGTACAATGACTATTTTTCTGAGTCTCCAATGTACAATGAATCAATGTTCAAGAGACGTTTTCGAATGTCTCGTCAGTTATTCTTGCGCATTATGGAATCAGTTCAACAACATGACAATTACTCCGTACAGAAAGTAGATGCGTTGGGGAGGCCCGGGTTGTCCCCATACCAAAAGATAACAGCTGCAATGCGTATCTTAGCATACGGTATGGCTGCAGATTCAACGGATGAGTATATTAAAATCGGGGAGTCTACTGCGATTGAAAGTTTAAAAAGATTTTGTCGGGCTGTGGTGGAGGTTTTTGGTGACTGGTATCTTCGGTCTCCAAATGCTGAGGACATTGAAAGGATTCTCCTTATTGGTAAACAACGTGGATTCCCGGGGATGCTAGGAAGCCTAGATTGTATGCATTGGAAGTGGAAGAACTGTCCAACAGGTTGGGCTGGACAATATGCTGGTCGTAGCGGAAAACCAACCATCATTTTGGAGGCCGTAGCAGATTACGAGTTGTGGATATGGCATGCATACTTTGGTCTGCCAGGTTCAAACAATGACATTAATGTGTTATCAAAATCTCATCTCTTTGTTAATTTGGCCAATGGTGTAGCTCCCCCTGCTAACTATGTCATACAAGGAAAAGAATACACCATGGGATACTACCTAGCAGATGGTATATATCCAAAGTGGGCTACTCTAGTGCAAACAATCCACAATCCACAAGGTCCAAAGAAGAAATATTTTGCAGCACGACAAGAAAGTTGTAGAAAAGATGTTGAACGAGCATTTGGAGTATTGCAATCAAAGTGGGCGATAATCACTGGACCTGCACGAGTTTGGAGCATACAAGTGCTGCATGATATCATGACAACATGCATTATAATGCATAATATGATTATTGAAGACGAAAGAGAATTGAATGTGCCAGTCACAGATTATCGCGAGGCACCCATCCCAGATGTTGAAATGGCACTTGATGAACATGTCCGATTTCAAGAGTTTCTTGCACGCCATCgtaaaataaaagataaatcGGCTCACTATGCACTCCGAGATGCTCTTATTGACCATTTGTGGGAGGAGTACAGTAATTCGGaatattag
- the LOC140821593 gene encoding phosphoglucan phosphatase LSF1, chloroplastic-like isoform X1 — MYSLQFLNCWGLHRSVFLCSNGNSQKSGAAIQSSFWGRSFNFKNGVSKFAARRSCRRGSTVVAVSSNASSFKMNLNEYMVTLEKPLGIRFGLSVEGKVFVLALLKGGNAEKSRIVMVGDTLKKASESSTSKLVEIKDYGDIEILVKEKAGSCSLVLERPFSPFPIHLYLLNDLDTLFNQGLVPIATWNDSIQSSNSNTSGEDAGNSGSVTFCPKLLSSKGWKYMNDQDKNGQPKVAKNSPTLPFGPLVATFTEELPENAEWGHGSFPLEEYVKALERSSEELYYNHSLGMRYSKITEQIYVGSCIQTEKDVGTLSDTVGVTAVLNFQSTIEAANWGIDSNSINESCQKFNVLMINYPIRDSDSFDMRKKLPFCVGLLLRLLKKNHCVYITCTTGFDRSPACVIAYLHWITDTSLHAAHNFVTGLHTCKPDRPAIAWATWDLIAMVESGIHDGPSTHAVTFVWNGHEGEDVYLVGDFTGNWKEPIKAVHKGGPRYEVDIRLPQGKYYYKYIINENWRHSTASPTERDERGNINNVIVIGDTASVKPSLLPPQKDANIVKVIERPLTENERFMLAKAARCVAFSVCPIRLAPK, encoded by the exons ATGTATTCTCTGCAGTTCTTGAATTGCTGGGGTTTACACCGCTCCGTGTTTTTGTGTTCCAATGGCAACTCCCAGAAGAGTGGCGCCGCCATTCAATCCTCATTCTGGGGCAGAAGTTTCAATTTCAAGAATGGAGTTTCGAAGTTCGCGGCGCGTCGATCGTGTAGAAGGGGTTCTACCGTTGTCGCGGTGTCCTCTAACGCCTCCTCGTTCAAGATGAATCTGAATGAGTATATGGTGACACTGGAGAAGCCGCTCGGCATTCGATTCGGGCTCTCTGTTGAAGGGAAAGTTTTTGTTCTCGCACTTCTAAAAGGG GGGAATGCTGAGAAATCAAGAATAGTTATGGTGGGTGACACTTTGAAGAAAGCGAGTGAATCATCTACTTCAAAGCTTGTTGAAATCAAGGACTACGGCGATATAGA GATTCTTGTCAAGGAGAAAGCCGGTTCTTGTAGCCTTGTGCTCGAGAGACCCTTCTCCCCTTTCCCCATCCATCTCTATCTTCTGAACGATCTTGATACTTTATTTAACCAAGGTCTTGTTCCAATTGCCACTTGGAACGATAGTATACAATCTTCAAATTCGAATACATCTGGAGAGGATGCTGGAAACTCTGGATCGGTGACATTTTGTCCAAAACTTTTGTCTTCCAAAGGATGGAAGTACATGAATGATCAGGACAAGAATGGTCAACCAAAGGTAGCTAAGAACTCTCCTACTCTACCATTTGGTCCTCTTGTTGCCACTTTCACAGAGGAACTGCCCGAAAACGCTGAATGGGGGCATGGTAGTTTTCCACTTGAAGAGTATGTGAAGGCATTGGAACGTTCAAGTGAAGAGCTCTACTATAACCATTCTCTTGGTATGCGCTATAGTAAG ATTACGGAGCAAATTTATGTCGGATCATGTATTCAAACAGAAAAAGATGTAGGGACACTGTCTGACACAGTG GGAGTGACAGCAGTACTGAATTTCCAGAGTACAATTGAAGCTGCAAATTGGGGAATTGATTCAAATTCGATCAATGAGTCATGCCAAAAGTTTAATGTTCTTATGATTAACTATCCCATAAG ggACTCAGATTCTTTTGACATGAGAAAAAAACTGCCATTCTGCGTGGGTCTTCTGCTGCGCTTACTTAAGAAGAACCATTGTGTTTATATTACTTGCACCACTGGGTTTGACCGATCACCTGCTTGTGTGATTGCCTACCTACACTGGATAACAGATACCTCCCTTCATGCTGCTCACAATTTTGTTACTGGTTTGCATACATGCAAGCCCGACAG GCCAGCAATTGCCTGGGCAACATGGGATCTTATTGCCATGGTTGAAAGTGGCATCCATGATGGACCTTCAACCCATGCTGTAACTTTTGTGTGGAACGGTCACGAG GGGGAAGATGTATACTTGGTAGGAGATTTTACGGGAAACTGGAAAGAGCCAATCAAGGCAGTGCACAAGGGTGGCCCCAGATATGAAGTTGATATTAGACTTCCACAAGGGAA GTATTACTACAAGTACATTATTAATGAAAACTGGAGACATTCCACAGCTTCACCGACGGAAAGGGACGAAAGGGGGAATATTAACAATGTAATTGTAATTGGTGACACGGCCAGTGTGAAACCTTCTCTTCTACCGCCACAGAAG GACGCAAATATTGTGAAGGTCATTGAGAGGCCATTGACGGAAAATGAGCGCTTTATGTTGGCAAAAGCTGCTCGATGTGTTGCCTTTTCTGTCTGTCCTATAAGGCTGGCTCCAAAGTGA
- the LOC140821593 gene encoding phosphoglucan phosphatase LSF1, chloroplastic-like isoform X2: MVGDTLKKASESSTSKLVEIKDYGDIEILVKEKAGSCSLVLERPFSPFPIHLYLLNDLDTLFNQGLVPIATWNDSIQSSNSNTSGEDAGNSGSVTFCPKLLSSKGWKYMNDQDKNGQPKVAKNSPTLPFGPLVATFTEELPENAEWGHGSFPLEEYVKALERSSEELYYNHSLGMRYSKITEQIYVGSCIQTEKDVGTLSDTVGVTAVLNFQSTIEAANWGIDSNSINESCQKFNVLMINYPIRDSDSFDMRKKLPFCVGLLLRLLKKNHCVYITCTTGFDRSPACVIAYLHWITDTSLHAAHNFVTGLHTCKPDRPAIAWATWDLIAMVESGIHDGPSTHAVTFVWNGHEGEDVYLVGDFTGNWKEPIKAVHKGGPRYEVDIRLPQGKYYYKYIINENWRHSTASPTERDERGNINNVIVIGDTASVKPSLLPPQKDANIVKVIERPLTENERFMLAKAARCVAFSVCPIRLAPK; encoded by the exons ATGGTGGGTGACACTTTGAAGAAAGCGAGTGAATCATCTACTTCAAAGCTTGTTGAAATCAAGGACTACGGCGATATAGA GATTCTTGTCAAGGAGAAAGCCGGTTCTTGTAGCCTTGTGCTCGAGAGACCCTTCTCCCCTTTCCCCATCCATCTCTATCTTCTGAACGATCTTGATACTTTATTTAACCAAGGTCTTGTTCCAATTGCCACTTGGAACGATAGTATACAATCTTCAAATTCGAATACATCTGGAGAGGATGCTGGAAACTCTGGATCGGTGACATTTTGTCCAAAACTTTTGTCTTCCAAAGGATGGAAGTACATGAATGATCAGGACAAGAATGGTCAACCAAAGGTAGCTAAGAACTCTCCTACTCTACCATTTGGTCCTCTTGTTGCCACTTTCACAGAGGAACTGCCCGAAAACGCTGAATGGGGGCATGGTAGTTTTCCACTTGAAGAGTATGTGAAGGCATTGGAACGTTCAAGTGAAGAGCTCTACTATAACCATTCTCTTGGTATGCGCTATAGTAAG ATTACGGAGCAAATTTATGTCGGATCATGTATTCAAACAGAAAAAGATGTAGGGACACTGTCTGACACAGTG GGAGTGACAGCAGTACTGAATTTCCAGAGTACAATTGAAGCTGCAAATTGGGGAATTGATTCAAATTCGATCAATGAGTCATGCCAAAAGTTTAATGTTCTTATGATTAACTATCCCATAAG ggACTCAGATTCTTTTGACATGAGAAAAAAACTGCCATTCTGCGTGGGTCTTCTGCTGCGCTTACTTAAGAAGAACCATTGTGTTTATATTACTTGCACCACTGGGTTTGACCGATCACCTGCTTGTGTGATTGCCTACCTACACTGGATAACAGATACCTCCCTTCATGCTGCTCACAATTTTGTTACTGGTTTGCATACATGCAAGCCCGACAG GCCAGCAATTGCCTGGGCAACATGGGATCTTATTGCCATGGTTGAAAGTGGCATCCATGATGGACCTTCAACCCATGCTGTAACTTTTGTGTGGAACGGTCACGAG GGGGAAGATGTATACTTGGTAGGAGATTTTACGGGAAACTGGAAAGAGCCAATCAAGGCAGTGCACAAGGGTGGCCCCAGATATGAAGTTGATATTAGACTTCCACAAGGGAA GTATTACTACAAGTACATTATTAATGAAAACTGGAGACATTCCACAGCTTCACCGACGGAAAGGGACGAAAGGGGGAATATTAACAATGTAATTGTAATTGGTGACACGGCCAGTGTGAAACCTTCTCTTCTACCGCCACAGAAG GACGCAAATATTGTGAAGGTCATTGAGAGGCCATTGACGGAAAATGAGCGCTTTATGTTGGCAAAAGCTGCTCGATGTGTTGCCTTTTCTGTCTGTCCTATAAGGCTGGCTCCAAAGTGA
- the LOC140821583 gene encoding carbonic anhydrase 2-like isoform X1, with protein sequence MSTVSGCIATRFTLSTTQQKTSRPAAFRPVTTASLNSSPASPPSLIRNEPIFAAPAPVIHPLLREDMGKNSYEEAIAELQKLLSEKGELGPVAAAKIDEIKAELQTVDSTAAASATVETLKAGFIHFKKEKYEKNPALYGELAKGQSPKFMVFACSDSRVCPSHVLDFQPGEAFVVRNVANMVPAYDKTKYSGTGAAVEYAVLHLKVQEIVVIGHSACGGIKGLMSFACDGSSGTDFIEDWVKVCLPAKSKVLSQANGSPFGGQCALCEKEAVNVSLGNLLSYPFVRDGLVNKTLALKGGYYDFVNGTFELWGLDFGLSPSLSLKDVASILHWKLM encoded by the exons ATGTCGACCGTTAGTGGTTGCATCGCTACTCGCTTCACATTATCCACCACGCAGCAAAAAACATCTAGACCGGCAGCGTTCCGCCCTGTGACCACCGCGAGCCTTAATTCCTCCCCAGCTTCTCCGCCGAGTCTCATCAGAAACGAACCAATCTTCGCCGCTCCAGCTCCCGTTATCCACCCTCTTCTG AGAGAAGACATGGGGAAAAATTCATACGAGGAAGCCATTGCTGAACTCCAAAAGCTTCTAAG TGAAAAGGGGGAACTTGGACCCGTCGCCGCCGCCAAAATTGATGAAATAAAAGCGGAGCTGCAAACAGTTGACAGCACCGCCGCCGCTTCAGCCACCGTGGAGACCTTGAAAGCCGgtttcatccatttcaagaaAGAGAAATATGA GAAAAATCCTGCTTTATATGGTGAACTTGCTAAAGGCCAGAGTCCCAAA TTTATGGTGTTCGCTTGCTCGGACTCGCGGGTGTGTCCCTCACATGTGCTCGACTTCCAACCCGGAGAAGCATTTGTGGTTCGAAACGTTGCGAATATGGTCCCTGCTTACGACAAA ACTAAATATTCTGGAACCGGGGCTGCAGTTGAATATGCTGTTCTACACCTTAAG GTTCAAGAAATTGTAGTGATCGGGCATAGTGCTTGTGGAGGAATCAAAGGGCTCATGTCATTTGCTTGTGATGGATCCTCCGGCAC TGACTTTATTGAGGACTGGGTGAAAGTCTGTTTACCTGCCAAGTCCAAGGTGCTATCCCAAGCTAATGGTTCCCCTTTTGGTGGTCAGTGTGCGCTGTGTGAAAAG GAGGCAGTGAATGTTTCACTTGGAAACTTGCTGTCATACCCATTTGTTAGAGACGGTCTGGTGAACAAGACTCTTGCATTGAAGGGTGGCTACTATGATTTCGTTAACGGAACGTTTGAGCTGTGGGGGCTCGATTTCGGGCTTTCGCCATCTCTCTCT CTAAAAGATGTGGCCAGCATACTGCACTGGAAGCTCATGTAG
- the LOC140821583 gene encoding carbonic anhydrase 2-like isoform X2 has product MSTVSGCIATRFTLSTTQQKTSRPAAFRPVTTASLNSSPASPPSLIRNEPIFAAPAPVIHPLLREDMGKNSYEEAIAELQKLLSEKGELGPVAAAKIDEIKAELQTVDSTAAASATVETLKAGFIHFKKEKYEKNPALYGELAKGQSPKFMVFACSDSRVCPSHVLDFQPGEAFVVRNVANMVPAYDKTKYSGTGAAVEYAVLHLKVQEIVVIGHSACGGIKGLMSFACDGSSGTDFIEDWVKVCLPAKSKVLSQANGSPFGGQCALCEKEAVNVSLGNLLSYPFVRDGLVNKTLALKGGYYDFVNGTFELWGLDFGLSPSLSV; this is encoded by the exons ATGTCGACCGTTAGTGGTTGCATCGCTACTCGCTTCACATTATCCACCACGCAGCAAAAAACATCTAGACCGGCAGCGTTCCGCCCTGTGACCACCGCGAGCCTTAATTCCTCCCCAGCTTCTCCGCCGAGTCTCATCAGAAACGAACCAATCTTCGCCGCTCCAGCTCCCGTTATCCACCCTCTTCTG AGAGAAGACATGGGGAAAAATTCATACGAGGAAGCCATTGCTGAACTCCAAAAGCTTCTAAG TGAAAAGGGGGAACTTGGACCCGTCGCCGCCGCCAAAATTGATGAAATAAAAGCGGAGCTGCAAACAGTTGACAGCACCGCCGCCGCTTCAGCCACCGTGGAGACCTTGAAAGCCGgtttcatccatttcaagaaAGAGAAATATGA GAAAAATCCTGCTTTATATGGTGAACTTGCTAAAGGCCAGAGTCCCAAA TTTATGGTGTTCGCTTGCTCGGACTCGCGGGTGTGTCCCTCACATGTGCTCGACTTCCAACCCGGAGAAGCATTTGTGGTTCGAAACGTTGCGAATATGGTCCCTGCTTACGACAAA ACTAAATATTCTGGAACCGGGGCTGCAGTTGAATATGCTGTTCTACACCTTAAG GTTCAAGAAATTGTAGTGATCGGGCATAGTGCTTGTGGAGGAATCAAAGGGCTCATGTCATTTGCTTGTGATGGATCCTCCGGCAC TGACTTTATTGAGGACTGGGTGAAAGTCTGTTTACCTGCCAAGTCCAAGGTGCTATCCCAAGCTAATGGTTCCCCTTTTGGTGGTCAGTGTGCGCTGTGTGAAAAG GAGGCAGTGAATGTTTCACTTGGAAACTTGCTGTCATACCCATTTGTTAGAGACGGTCTGGTGAACAAGACTCTTGCATTGAAGGGTGGCTACTATGATTTCGTTAACGGAACGTTTGAGCTGTGGGGGCTCGATTTCGGGCTTTCGCCATCTCTCTCTGTATGA
- the LOC140821580 gene encoding L-aspartate oxidase 2-a, chloroplastic-like, translated as MATSVALGSGGLHFKETLFKGKSCRQASWIHIVAASKCMQNELSWSLGVPKVLQINKNNHGHSKSKEDWKRSRVTINSCLRDGYTKYFDFAVIGSGLAGLSYALEVAKHGTVAVITKAEPHESNTNYAQGGVSAVLCPSDSVESHMQDTIVAGAYLCDEETVRVVCTEGPERIRELIAMGASFDHGEDGNLHLAREGGHSHRRIVHAADMTGREIERALLEAVRKDPNIYVFEHHFAIDLLTSQDGSDAVCHGADTLNTETNEVVRFISKVTLLASGGAGHIYPSTTNPPVATGDGMAMAHRAEAVISNMEFVQFHPTALADEGLPLKPKTRENAFLITEAVRGDGGILWNLDMERFMPLYDKRGELAPRDVVARSIDDQLKKRNEKYVLLDITHKPKHQILSHFPNIAAECLRHGLDMTQQPIPVVPAAHYMCGGVRAGLQGETNVKGLYVAGEVACTGLHGANRLASNSLLEALVFARRAVQPSINHMKSSRIDRGATISWARPIMPKSLGNVILNNIVRRTREVRKELQSIMWKYVGIVRSTTRLQTAEKIIGELELEWETYLFQNGWEPTMVGLEAGEMRNLFCCAKLVVSSALARHESRGLHYTIDFPHLEESKRLPTIIFPSSPVNSTWSSRQLHRQQIC; from the exons ATGGCCACCAGTGTGGCTTTAGGAAGCGGCGGACTGCATTTTAAAGAGACTCTATTCAAGGGGAAAAGCTGCAGACAGGCTTCTTGGATTCACATTGTAGCAGCCTCAAAATGCATGCAGAATGAGCTTTCTTG GTCTCTTGGGGTCCCAAAAGTCCTTCAGATCAATAAAAACAACCATGGTCATTCCAAATCCAAGGAGGATTGGAAGCGAAGCAGAGTAACTATCAATTCATGCCTGAGAGATGGATATACCAAGTATTTTGATTTTGCTGTGATTGGAAGTGGACTGGCTGGCCTTAGTTATGCTCTTGAAGTTGCAAAACATGGAACCGTTGCAGTGATAACCAAGGCTGAGCCCCACGAAAGCAACACCAACTATGCACAGGGAGGTGTGAGTGCTGTGTTGTGCCCATCAGATTCAGTAGAGAGTCACATGCAAGATACAATTGTTGCAGGCGCCTATCTATGTGACGAGGAGACTGTTCGA GTGGTGTGTACTGAAGGACCTGAGAGAATCAGGGAGCTGATTGCTATGGGTGCTTCATTTGATCACGGGGAAGATGGAAATTTGCATCTGGCAAGGGAAGGGGGCCATTCTCATCGTAGAATTGTACATGCTGCTGATATGACTGGTCGGGAGATAGAGAGGGCGTTGTTGGAGGCAGTCCGAAAGGATCCTAATATTTATGTTTTCGAACACCATTTTGCAATAGATTTGCTGACTTCTCAG GATGGCTCTGATGCAGTTTGTCATGGTGCTGATACTTTGAATACTGAGACAAATGAG gTGGTAAGATTCATTTCAAAGGTAACTCTACTTGCTTCAGGAGGGGCTGGGCATATCTATCCAAGCACTACCAATCCCCCG GTTGCCACTGGCGATGGAATGGCAATGGCTCACCGAGCTGAGGCTGTAATTTCCAATATGGA GTTTGTGCAATTTCACCCTACTGCTCTGGCTGATGAAGGCCTTCCTCTTAAACCAAAAACTCGAGAAAATGCCTTTTTGATAACTGAAGCCGTGAGGGGAGATGGAGGAATCCTCTGGAACTTAGACATGGAAAGATTCATGCCCTTGTATGACAAGAGGGGGGAACTCGCCCCTAGGGACGTTGTTGCAAGAAGTATAGACGATCAACTCAAGAAACGCAATGAAAAATATGTGCTTCTCGATATAACTCACAAACCCAAACACCAAATTCTCTCCCATTTCCCGAACATTGCTGCTGAATGTCTCCGACACGGTTTAGACATGACACAACAACCGATTCCCGTGGTTCCAGCTGCTCACTACATGTGCGGTGGAGTACGTGCCGGACTCCAAGGGGAAACAAATGTCAAAGGTCTATACGTGGCCGGTGAAGTTGCGTGCACTGGTTTGCATGGAGCAAATAGACTGGCTAGCAACTCATTGCTAGAAGCTCTCGTGTTTGCAAGAAGAGCTGTCCAACCGTCCATCAATCACATGAAGAGCTCCCGTATTGATCGTGGGGCTACGATTTCATGGGCTCGTCCCATAATGCCTAAATCACTCGGTAATGTTATTTTGAACAACATTGTACGCAGGACAAGGGAGGTAAGAAAAGAGCTCCAGTCAATCATGTGGAAGTATGTCGGCATAGTTCGTTCAACAACTAGGCTGCAGACTGCTGAAAAGATTATAGGAGAATTGGAACTAGAATGGGAAACATACCTGTTTCAGAACGGTTGGGAGCCGACTATGGTAGGACTAGAGGCAGGTGAAATGAGAAACTTATTTTGTTGTGCGAAGCTTGTAGTGAGCAGTGCTCTGGCGAGGCATGAAAGCCGGGGGCTTCACTATACGATAGATTTTCCTCATTTGGAAGAGAGCAAGAGGTTGCCTACCATTATCTTCCCTAGTTCACCAGTAAATAGTACATGGAGTTCTAGACAATTACACAGGCAACAGATATGTTGA